One window from the genome of Microbulbifer sp. ALW1 encodes:
- the glnL gene encoding nitrogen regulation protein NR(II) — translation MLNDRQLRLLLDNLTSAVLVLDENLSLCYLNSAAEDLVAASSARSIGLPLEEVVRESRSAEQALRGALASGEKYTVRRALWFLHNLEECTVDYSVTPLTELGLLLLEVQSMDRLLRIAREDALISAQETTRNLVRGMAHEVKNPLGGIRGAAQLLQRELKELEQPEGEDLAEYTQIIIEEADRLRNLVDRMLGPRKPVKLQPVNVHTITERVAQLIEAECDGALVIKRDYDPSIPDIPADSEQLIQAVLNIARNAMQAIGENIGLAEGDLTIRTRVQRQFTIGRRHCALVCRIDIVDNGPGIPEEIRERIFYPMISGRAEGSGLGLSISQHIINQHRGLIKCESEPGQTEFQIYLPLATD, via the coding sequence ATGCTCAATGACCGCCAGTTACGCCTGCTGCTGGACAACCTGACGTCTGCTGTATTGGTGCTGGATGAAAACCTGTCGCTCTGTTACCTGAATTCCGCCGCGGAAGATCTGGTGGCTGCGTCCAGTGCCCGCTCCATCGGCCTGCCGCTGGAGGAGGTGGTGCGCGAGTCCCGTTCCGCCGAGCAGGCGCTGCGCGGGGCCCTGGCCAGTGGCGAGAAGTACACCGTACGCCGCGCACTGTGGTTCCTGCACAACCTGGAAGAATGCACTGTCGATTACTCGGTCACGCCGCTGACAGAACTGGGACTGTTGTTGCTGGAAGTGCAGTCCATGGACCGCCTGTTGCGCATCGCCCGCGAAGACGCATTGATTTCCGCCCAGGAAACCACCCGCAACCTGGTGCGCGGTATGGCCCACGAAGTGAAAAATCCCCTGGGCGGTATTCGCGGTGCGGCACAGTTGCTGCAAAGAGAGTTGAAAGAGCTGGAGCAGCCCGAGGGAGAGGATCTGGCGGAGTACACCCAGATCATCATCGAAGAGGCGGATCGCCTGCGCAACCTGGTGGACCGCATGCTGGGGCCGCGCAAGCCGGTGAAATTACAGCCGGTAAATGTACACACCATTACCGAGCGGGTGGCACAGCTGATCGAGGCCGAGTGCGACGGCGCGCTGGTGATCAAGCGCGATTACGACCCCTCGATTCCGGATATTCCGGCAGACAGCGAGCAGCTGATTCAGGCCGTGCTGAATATTGCCCGCAATGCCATGCAGGCCATTGGGGAGAATATCGGCCTCGCCGAAGGCGATCTGACCATCCGCACCCGGGTCCAGCGCCAGTTCACCATCGGTCGCCGTCACTGCGCACTGGTGTGCCGTATCGATATTGTCGACAACGGCCCGGGAATTCCGGAAGAGATTCGCGAGCGAATTTTTTACCCGATGATTTCCGGGCGCGCCGAGGGTTCGGGGCTGGGGCTTTCCATTTCCCAGCACATCATCAATCAGCACCGCGGGCTGATTAAGTGTGAAAGTGAACCCGGGCAGACGGAGTTTCAGATTTATTTGCCACTGGCAACGGATTAA
- the glnG gene encoding nitrogen regulation protein NR(I) produces the protein MIMNNRVWIIDDDRSIRWVLERALSRAGIDTTCYENGDRALDDFYSESPDVVISDIRMPGSDGFKLLQRFQAERPALPIIIMTAHSDLDSAVAAYQGGAFEYLPKPFDVDEAVAVTRRALAHANEQQPEEPVVIENGTGNKEIIGEAPAMQEVFRAIGRLSHSNITVLINGESGTGKELVAQALHNHSPRKNQPFIALNMAAIPKDLMESELFGHEKGAFTGASSQRAGRFEQANGGTLFLDEIGDMPAETQTRLLRVLADGEFYRVGGHTPVKVDVRIIAATHQDLERLVEEHKFREDLFHRLNVIRIHIPRLADRREDIPRLVRHFFNSAAKDLGVEPKILLKESEEYLSGLDWPGNVRQLENTCRWITVMGSGREVHIDDLPPELHQQSATSEAPQDWQRALRLWADQALATGQREILSEAVPAFERALIEIALKHTAGRKRDAAELLGWGRNTLTRKLKELGMNGGED, from the coding sequence ATTATTATGAACAATCGCGTTTGGATCATTGATGACGACCGCTCCATCCGCTGGGTGCTGGAGCGTGCACTTTCCCGCGCCGGGATAGATACCACCTGCTACGAAAATGGCGATCGCGCCCTCGACGATTTTTACAGCGAATCACCAGATGTGGTGATCAGCGATATCCGCATGCCGGGTTCCGACGGCTTCAAGCTGCTGCAGCGCTTTCAGGCGGAACGCCCGGCACTGCCGATCATCATCATGACCGCGCACTCGGACCTCGACAGTGCGGTAGCGGCCTACCAGGGCGGTGCATTTGAATATCTGCCAAAACCCTTTGATGTGGACGAGGCGGTAGCGGTTACCCGCCGTGCCCTGGCCCACGCCAATGAGCAGCAGCCGGAAGAGCCGGTGGTGATTGAAAACGGCACCGGCAACAAGGAAATCATCGGCGAAGCGCCGGCAATGCAGGAAGTTTTCCGCGCGATCGGCCGCCTCTCCCACTCCAATATCACCGTGCTGATCAACGGTGAATCCGGTACTGGTAAGGAACTGGTGGCGCAGGCGCTGCACAACCACAGCCCGCGCAAAAACCAGCCGTTTATCGCCCTGAATATGGCGGCGATCCCCAAGGATCTGATGGAGTCGGAGCTGTTCGGCCACGAGAAAGGGGCTTTCACCGGTGCCAGCAGCCAGCGCGCCGGCCGCTTTGAGCAGGCCAATGGCGGCACCCTGTTTCTGGATGAAATCGGGGATATGCCCGCAGAGACGCAGACCCGTCTGCTGAGGGTGCTGGCAGACGGGGAGTTTTATCGGGTCGGTGGCCACACCCCGGTAAAAGTCGACGTGCGTATCATCGCTGCAACCCACCAGGATCTGGAGCGCCTGGTCGAAGAACACAAATTCCGCGAAGACCTTTTCCACCGCCTCAACGTTATCCGCATTCACATCCCCCGCCTCGCCGATCGCCGCGAAGACATCCCCCGCCTGGTGCGCCACTTCTTCAACAGTGCCGCCAAGGACCTCGGGGTCGAACCCAAAATCCTGCTGAAAGAATCCGAGGAATACCTCTCTGGCCTCGACTGGCCCGGCAACGTGCGCCAGCTGGAAAATACCTGTCGCTGGATCACGGTCATGGGCTCGGGGCGTGAAGTGCATATCGACGACCTGCCGCCGGAACTGCACCAGCAGAGCGCGACCAGCGAAGCACCCCAGGACTGGCAGCGCGCCCTGCGCCTGTGGGCGGACCAGGCGCTGGCCACCGGCCAGCGGGAAATTCTCAGTGAAGCGGTACCCGCGTTCGAGCGCGCGCTCATCGAAATTGCGCTCAAGCACACCGCCGGCCGCAAACGCGACGCCGCCGAATTGCTGGGTTGGGGGCGCAATACCCTGACCCGCAAGCTCAAGGAGCTGGGGATGAATGGCGGCGAGGATTGA
- a CDS encoding zinc ribbon domain-containing protein YjdM: MSELPNCPKCQSAYTYEDRDLFVCPECGNEWTAGESAEDEGLNIKDANGNPLADGDTVTVIKDLKVKGSSLVVKVGTKVKNIRLVEGDHDIDCKIDGIGPMKLKSEFVKKA; this comes from the coding sequence ATGAGTGAACTTCCAAATTGCCCCAAGTGCCAGTCCGCCTACACCTATGAAGACCGCGATCTGTTCGTATGCCCCGAGTGCGGCAACGAATGGACTGCCGGAGAATCGGCAGAAGACGAGGGCTTGAACATCAAGGATGCCAACGGCAATCCGCTGGCCGATGGCGATACGGTGACGGTGATCAAGGACCTGAAAGTGAAAGGCTCCTCGCTGGTGGTGAAGGTGGGTACCAAGGTCAAGAATATTCGCCTGGTGGAAGGCGATCACGACATCGACTGCAAGATCGACGGCATCGGTCCGATGAAATTGAAGTCGGAATTTGTAAAGAAAGCCTGA